The Quercus lobata isolate SW786 chromosome 9, ValleyOak3.0 Primary Assembly, whole genome shotgun sequence region ttgtcaaccaaacacaaaaacacaaacacaaattgaTTTCCAgcaagaacaaaaacacaaacacaaaaccaGCAACAGATCTtccttgtcaaccaaacacaaaagcaacaaacacaaacccagcaactgACGATGATGAGGACGAAGACGTGGAGAAGCTTCTGGAGCCATTCATGAAGGACCATCTCGTGGCTCTGATCAAGAAGGGAGTGAGCAAGCACCCGGACTTGATTGAAATCGTGCGTGAGCTCGCCGATGTGGACCTCGCCCACCGCAAGATCTTCATCCACGGCCTCGGCTGGGACACCACCGCTGAAACCCTCACCTCCATCTTCAGTAAGTAAGGCGAGATCACTGCATTTCGGGTCGTTCATGATCCGACCCGACCGAAACCGCTCCACCGAAGATCCGATCTCAATTTCGCTCCCCCAAAATGCCGATGACCAaatctcctcctccttcttcttcttcttcattgcttTAGAGCTTTCCAATTCCTCTTCCTGACTCTCGCTCCAATGGCCATGAGAGGTGTCGATTTCAAATGGTCAGTTCCAAGCTCCTACTTTTCTGTACATGCGTGTGTGAGTGAGTTTGAGAGTGTAAGAGTGATTGGTTTTGGAAATTTGAAGTGAAAAatttgtggggtttttttttttttgcagatacGATGGGTTTTTCTTGTCGATGCTAGCAACGAGTGTGTATCCTTTAATGGAGTattgattgtgtttttattaGTATAGTTTAGTAGCTTTATAGTTTACTAAGATAACATGGGAAAAATGTTgctgggtttgggtttgtgtttgtgtttctggtttgtgatttttggattttaattttgtgttcttgagtttgtgtttgttgcttttgtgtttggtttaaCAGGAagatttgttgtttttgtttttgtgtttgtgtttttgggtttgtgatttttggattttaattttgtgttcttggatctggATGtatgttcttattgttcttatttAAGCCACCCTCAGATCtcaattaatgtaattttttgtttttatttttgtttttaatttttttatttagttaaaattaataaattaatttttttatttaaattatgaggtgacattttttaatgttaaaataaaaaaatttattatctatACTAATATTTAAGGGGCTTTCTCTGTTTGGATTCCacatttttcatgcttaaaataccctcatcatacccacttacaagttttcaactaccggggataaatatgtaaattaaaactcctatgtttaagtagagacaaaactaaatgaCAATTCCGTAAAAATGCAATTCTAACTCCCCTAAAACATGGCCTGAAAAATAGGACAAGTTTACTGTTAattgtcaaattatttatttaaggggcttcccctgtttggattccacatttttcatgcctaaaataccctcatcatacccacttacaagttttcaactaccggggataaatatgtaaattaaaactcctatttttaagtagagacaaaactaaatgaCAATTCCGTAAAAATGCAATTCTAACTCCCCTAAAACATGgcctaaaaaataggacaaGTTTACTGTTAATTGTCAAATTATTTTAcccacttataaattaaattgtaaaaataaaaattatatatatataaaataaaaatacagttttttttccctaaaaaaaaaacctcatcgcACTAGCGAagcgcgtgtgatgaggctagttatTTTAATGATCTTAACTTTGCCGTTTGCCACCTGTGCAATTTCTGTCTCTGATGTAATGGCAGGGACAAAAATGAGACGCGTTTTTCAGAATATGGATTAAAAgcggtgaaaaaaaaagttagggaccaaaataggaatcgcgtgaaaatgtagggacgaaaaagggttttatcccttttcttttcttcttttttgcgcgatgctttgttcttcttccttttatttctttttatacaTCGCCTAGGCTGACAGGAGAGGAGCGAGCGAAAGCCACGTTAAGAAAGGAAATCGAAGATTGTGCTGCTAAGCCAAAGACTATGaaaatctcttcctctcaaCTCAGACGATCCTCTTAGGTGAAATTGTGGCTCACGAGGTTTCATCAGATTATGGTGTAtgatttttggttatttatttatttatttgagattatgaagcaaatagtttttatattttgcttacCCTTTCTATTTTCTGAAaacacttttatgggaaataccattttttttgctttgctttgctttcagTCTATCATTCTTGTGgtatttgtttgattaatttgaatctaaaattagttcaacaagatgattcttcttctaaaatataataacaaaaccaatatatgtttttttaacgGTGGGTTCACTTtcagtgtttttattttgtgattttggttgttttgtgggttttgtgctTTGATTTCGGTAGGTGtgatttgatttgtgatttggtgggcttttgggtttttgttgtgatttgattttagCTAGGTTTTGGCCGTGGTGGTGGtcgtgatttgattttggctggGTTTCGGCAATGGTGTGTGGTTGGAGGTGATGAGCTTGAAAAGCTCTGGCCATGGAGGTTTAGAAGGAGAGCCTGGTGGTCAGCCATGGAGCACGGTGTGACGTGGGTTGAGAcagagagaggatgagagggAAATAGGGGCAGCCCTAGACATTTTAGGGTCTAAGGCGAGAACTAAAAATGGGGtcttttttatacttatatattaattaaattaatgtttatttaatatttttatattatatttttcatcattattttcattttcttctaaattattttgaagttcattatcaagatttgttgtattgcaaaattgaacatcattttcttctaaattatttaggtgaatttcttgctcatttgtgatattttcatctaaattttgtgttatattttgtttattactaataataaatttctccattgatcctttttgagacttaattaatttttcttctttttttctttttttaagtttttcatatccagatACATATTTTCTAAAagacatttctaatcaaacaatatatttataaagactaaaataaaaaataactttcaagtgtagagcaaataagaaatagaacctgatttatacaaaaatttaagcacagTCATAACACTAACACAAGACTTATTAATAagacccacccaaaaaaaaaaaaaaaaaaaaaaaaaaaaaaacttgaaggccCAAACTTAACGCCCAGTCCAGGGAGGGTCCAGGCAGCCATAATGATAAACTGATAAGTGataaacaaagttacaaaaccaGCCAGGGACAGGGAGGGCCCAAATAAACAAAGTTATCTTAagttcttaacaaataaaagcccaaatatttataattttatacctgATTCCTGAACCTCAGAACCTGATACGGTGAGGTGagcagttgagacttgagagaggcggagagcagagaaTCAGTGAGAGAACAGACTGAACAGTGGAGactggagactagagagaggcggagagcagagactagagagaaaggtaaaatttttagggttttgatttgtgattgttctgtggttaatctcttagaccggatttgtagtttatctgGTTGTTTTTTggtcaatgattttgtttagaaccaatgtttaataggatttaccaaaatttttgtttttttggttaaaaggatgtgccagattatttttgtaattcatttgaaactaattttttttttttgtttatttgagaCTTGCCTCATTGTGTAATCCTGATAAGCTATTTAGGATTATTGTAGGGGAAATAATTTAATTGTTCAACTAAATAGAGGGTATACATGGTTAAGTAATGCTTAATTTTCTGTATTTTGATTTTCATGTTACACACGCACTTGAGTCCAAGACCTCTCCCTCCCACTAGAACTTATAAGGGGATAGATGGGGTGCCAGTTGAACTAGAGCTCTTTGGCTGTAAAGCTTAATTTTCTTGTTGATTATATTgcacttcttctttttaatgtGCAATTATGGCCACATCTGCAATGTGATACACAGTGATAAAAGAGGTCAAATTACTGACACAGAAGTGGGTGATACCATTTGGAAGAATCTATTTCAGGGAAAGTTGATCTCTCTAGAAACAACAAAGTAAATGAAGAGACACCAAGCAACGAGCGGGAGATGGGGAAATCAGATCTTAACATTATGCAAATCCTCTAGAAATCAGATCAAGGTGGCTAAAGGGTTGCCACTTGCCAATCTGATTGTGGGATCCATGACTGATGGTGCAACATAGTGAAGAGAGAAATTTCTTTTGAAGTATCCGTATATTTTTTGGGTCCAGCTGTgtcttgaaatttatttttttggctgggTGTGTATCAGACACATTTGTACCCGTATCCGATTGTTACCCGTGTCAGACACAGGCACTTTGCAAATTTTTGCCGTGTCCGTGCATCAAAGGTAATGCCTTTCCCTTTCATTCTGCAATTTGAGATATCAGTCtgttcttttttgtgtttgtcaTTGATTCTATACACTTGGTCGCATGGCATGACACTAGTTTTTATGTCCATGAATTACAAGTTAAATTTGGCTATCTTTGATATTTTTAGGTCTGTGCATCTCATTAATGCTGTCCACATTGCAGATATTGACCTGTTTCAGTACTAGAATCAAAGTCAATGTTTGCTGTCAGGATAAGATGCTATCCATAAGAAAACTTAGCAATCAGATCACTGCAAGTTCTGCTGTTGTATGTCTCTTACTTGCTGTGAGCAGTAGCAATGTAACTCAAGCAGTCAGATGCCGACCTAAAGCTTGTTGGTGTTGCAGTTTGGTCCGCCATTTTGGTAGCTCCTATTTGACCTGTGTGGACATGCCAACTGTTGTCTTGGGATTACAGAATAAATTTTCCCATCAACCAAAGTCTTTTACAATGATGGCTGGAACAATGTTGGTTCAGGCTCGAGACCCTGCTAAACTAAGTATGGAGATACAAAATGCAATTGATGAGGGTAGATTTAGTGATACATGGAAGTTATATGAACAGCACATGCAGATGGCAGGATTTCCTAGAAAATCTGTTGTGCACAAGCTCATAACCAGTTTTGCAGAAAGCCTTGATGTTCAATGGCTCGAGAAAGCTTATGGATTAGTAGAACAGGCTTTTGAGGAAGGTAAACAGACCTTATTCGAAAAGGAGCCACTAATATATCTCTCTTTTTGTCTTGCCAAATCTGGATTACCGGTTCCTGCATCAACAATATTAAGAAAGTTGGTGGAACTGGAAGAATATCCCCCTGTTACAGCTTGGTCTGCAATTTTGGCCTACATGTCACAAACGGCTCCTGGGGCTTACCTTGCTACAGAGTTGATTCTTGAGATAGGTTACTTGTTCCAAGATGATAGGGTAGATCCACGTAAAAAGAGCAATGCACCTTTGATTTCTATGAAACCTACTACTACTGCTGTCAACATTGCTTTGGCTGGGTGCCTTTTGTTTGGGACAACTAGGAAGGCAGAGCAGCTCCTTGACATGATACCTCGAGTTGGTGTCAAAGCCGATGCGAACTTGTTGATCACTATGGCACATATATATGAGAGAAATGGGCGAAGAGAAGAGCTAAAGAGGCTGCAAAGATATATTGATGAAGCTCATAACTTGAGTGATATTCAGTTTCGGcagttttataattgtttgctttcatgccacttaaaatttggtGATCTAGATTCTGCATCTAGCATGATTTTGGAAATGCTTCGAAAAGCAAAAGAAGCAAGAAATTCTCTTGCTGTAGCTACATTTGTATATGATGCTGCTGCAAGTGGAAAAAAATCTCCTCCTAGTTTGGCTTCAGGGCCAAGTTTGAGTCAGAGACAATTTGagattttggagaaaaataaattatttcaatatGAAGAGTTCTCCAAGGACCGACATTTCTTAAAACTTGAGGCTGAAGCAAAGCGAGTGCTTGGTACTTTGTTAGCTAAGTTGCGGATGCAAGTTGAATTAATTACTACTGAACATGGAATTCTTCAACCAACTGAAATAATTTATGTGAAATTAGTTAAGGCTTTTCTAGAAGTTGGCAAGACCAAGGAGTTGGCAGAATTTCTTATCAAGACGGAGAAGGAAGATTCCCCAGTTTCCAATGATAATTCAGTCTTGGCTCATGTTATCAACTCATGCATCTCTCTTGGGTGGTTGGATCAGGCACATGACCTTATTGATGAGATGCGTTTGGCTGGGGTTCGAACTGGTTCTTCTGTATATTCCTCCCTCTTGAAAGCGTATTGCAAGGTAAACCGGGCAGGGGAAGTAGCTTCACTTTTACGAGATGCTCGTAAGGCTGGGATTCAACTAGATTCCAGCTGTTATGAGGCATTGATGCAGTCTAGAGTGCTTCAAAAGGATACTCAGGGTGCCCTCCATCTATTCAAAGAGATGAAAGAGGCCAAAATACCACGCGCTAGCCATCAAGGTTTGGAGATGTTATTTAAGGGATGTGAAGAGGGTGGTGAGGCAGGGTTGATGGCAAAGCTTTTGCAGGAAATCAAGGAAGGGCAGAAAATTGATAGTGGAGTTCATGATTGGAACAATGTAATACACTTTTTTTGCAAGAAGAGGTTAATGCAGGATGCTGAGAAGGCTCTGAATAAGATGAGGAGTCTAGGGCATGCTCCAAATGCTCAAACTTTTCATTCCATGGTTACTGGGTACGCTGCTATTGGAGGAAAATATGTGGAGGTGACAGAGTTGTGGGGCGAGATGAAGAGTCTTGCTTCTTCTACCTCAATGAAGTTTGATCAGGAACTCCTGGATTCCGTACTTTATACATTTGTCAggggtggatttttttttcgaGCAAATGAAGTCGTGGAGATGATGGAAAAAGGGAACATGTTTGTTGATAAGTACAAATACCGAACTCTCTTCTTGAAGTACCATAAAACACTTTATAAGGGCAAAACTCCTAAAGTCCAGACAGAAGCCcaattcaaaaagagagaagcaGGATTGACTTTCAAGAAGTGGGT contains the following coding sequences:
- the LOC115959759 gene encoding pentatricopeptide repeat-containing protein At1g03100, mitochondrial, giving the protein MLSIRKLSNQITASSAVVCLLLAVSSSNVTQAVRCRPKACWCCSLVRHFGSSYLTCVDMPTVVLGLQNKFSHQPKSFTMMAGTMLVQARDPAKLSMEIQNAIDEGRFSDTWKLYEQHMQMAGFPRKSVVHKLITSFAESLDVQWLEKAYGLVEQAFEEGKQTLFEKEPLIYLSFCLAKSGLPVPASTILRKLVELEEYPPVTAWSAILAYMSQTAPGAYLATELILEIGYLFQDDRVDPRKKSNAPLISMKPTTTAVNIALAGCLLFGTTRKAEQLLDMIPRVGVKADANLLITMAHIYERNGRREELKRLQRYIDEAHNLSDIQFRQFYNCLLSCHLKFGDLDSASSMILEMLRKAKEARNSLAVATFVYDAAASGKKSPPSLASGPSLSQRQFEILEKNKLFQYEEFSKDRHFLKLEAEAKRVLGTLLAKLRMQVELITTEHGILQPTEIIYVKLVKAFLEVGKTKELAEFLIKTEKEDSPVSNDNSVLAHVINSCISLGWLDQAHDLIDEMRLAGVRTGSSVYSSLLKAYCKVNRAGEVASLLRDARKAGIQLDSSCYEALMQSRVLQKDTQGALHLFKEMKEAKIPRASHQGLEMLFKGCEEGGEAGLMAKLLQEIKEGQKIDSGVHDWNNVIHFFCKKRLMQDAEKALNKMRSLGHAPNAQTFHSMVTGYAAIGGKYVEVTELWGEMKSLASSTSMKFDQELLDSVLYTFVRGGFFFRANEVVEMMEKGNMFVDKYKYRTLFLKYHKTLYKGKTPKVQTEAQFKKREAGLTFKKWVGLC